TACAAACAGAAGCGCTAAAAAACTGAGAACAAGAAGGGGATAAACAATTTTCCAATATGCTTTATAGGGAATTTTTTTTGTAAAAAACAAAAGAGTTAAGCCCACGCAAATAAACAGAGCCTGTTTTTTGAGATAAAAATAACTATCGCTGTAGTTATGCTCAGCCGAAACCGCAGAGCTAGAAAACACCATAATCATCCCCACAAACACAAGAATGAGGGTAACCATGAGGAGATAAATATCAAAACTGCGGTATACCTTTTTTTCGTTAATGGATCTTCTCATTCTTAAATTCTCCCAAAACAACTTAATCGTGAGGTTTATTTTATTTTTTTCTTAAAACTGTAGCCCACCTTTAAGTCCTCACCCCTTCATACGGTAGACTCTTTCAACCTGCACTGGTGAGGACGTCATCTCATAGAGGCTTTCGGTTTTAAGAAAAAAATAAAATAAACCTCACGATCATTCCTTATTTTGCATAAAATTCTACCCACTTCTTAAAATCATCACCCCGTTCGGCGTAATTTTTATATTGGTCAAACGACGAACAACCCGGCGACAGTAAAACCACATCTCCTGCAGAAGAGTGCTTTACACATACTTCCACCGCTTCTTTCATAGTTTCATTTTTAGTAAGAGGCGCCACACCCAAAAAGGCTTTCTCAATAATATCACGCGCCTCCCCCATAACGGCCAAATGCTTTACCTTGCCTTTTACCAAACCTTTTAATGGAGCATAATCACCGCCCTTATCACGCCCTCCCATAATGAGTAGCACCGGGTTTTCAAAAGAAGCCAGTGACATCACAACAGACCCTACATTAGTACCTTTAGAATCATCGTAATATTTTACACCCTTATAATTACCCACCAATTCCAAACGATGCGGCAACGCTTTAAAAGTTTGAAGGCCTTTTGTAATTTGAGCTTGCGAAATGCCTAACGCGGTAAGTGCCAAGGTGGCAGCAAGCATATTTTCGTAATTATGAAGACCCACCAGTGAGGCCTCTTTTAAATTGTATGTTTCGTGACGCCCCAAACAATTGATAACCATAGTATGGCCGTCTACATAGCCGCCTTCTTTTACCTTAGACACTAAACTAAAAGTGAGAACCTGGGCCTTGCAAGCTTTTATCATCCGCACACCATAAGGATCGTCCTGATTGATGATGCTAAAATCGCTTGCGTTCTGGTTTTCATAAATTCTTTCTTTGGCTGCAGCATAGGCATTCATGCCGTCGTAACGCTCTAAATGATCGGCCGTCACATTAAGCATAATCGATATTTTAGGCTTAAACGTTTTGATGGTTTCTAATTGATAGCTAGACACTTCCACTACATAAAAACTTTTTGGATTTTCATGTACGGCTGTAATAAGGGGTGACCCAATATTTCCTTTAAGA
This is a stretch of genomic DNA from bacterium. It encodes these proteins:
- the murD gene encoding UDP-N-acetylmuramoyl-L-alanine--D-glutamate ligase is translated as MTKKYGIIGLGITGMALADYFARENIPFYGFEEKSRANFEAAQKKYPNHTFYFENFPDVLLDETQSLMLSPGIPYERSYIKAAQQKKIPLEGELELASQKIKGQIVAVTGTNGKSTTVSLIHHTLNLAGDVSSLKGNIGSPLITAVHENPKSFYVVEVSSYQLETIKTFKPKISIMLNVTADHLERYDGMNAYAAAKERIYENQNASDFSIINQDDPYGVRMIKACKAQVLTFSLVSKVKEGGYVDGHTMVINCLGRHETYNLKEASLVGLHNYENMLAATLALTALGISQAQITKGLQTFKALPHRLELVGNYKGVKYYDDSKGTNVGSVVMSLASFENPVLLIMGGRDKGGDYAPLKGLVKGKVKHLAVMGEARDIIEKAFLGVAPLTKNETMKEAVEVCVKHSSAGDVVLLSPGCSSFDQYKNYAERGDDFKKWVEFYAK